In Hymenobacter gelipurpurascens, one DNA window encodes the following:
- a CDS encoding metallophosphoesterase: MPTSTLVLYVFALLALGAAVWLSWRFWQERQYRRRPYVAPAFLDWEHQAPNADAVPLHRVAVLGDPGAVATDGTDAILNLLERWEQETGPAGTIIILGDNIYPTGLPAVEHPGRAAAEARFKTLLAALAQFKGQVVLLSGNHDWNKGRPDGWEYLKRQEAFVHEQLPTAHYLPEGGLPGPVSLQLAEGVLLIVLNTQWWVQTGPRPAADAKEPFRQLQQLLEENQHQRVLVAGHHPLYSNALHGGKFTAKQHVFPLTTVNKRAYVPLPLIGSLLPLYRKVVGAAEDMAHPRYRKMRRRLLRVLQQFPGVIYAAGHDHNLQYFQKNGGHYLVSGAGSKTAFVQKGGSATFVHENKGFFSLDFYPNGETWLRTLEPAPTSGLADASEVFRLRLQPTHAAAPAVVPLVVAGRRVA; encoded by the coding sequence GTGCCTACTTCTACTCTTGTTTTGTATGTATTTGCCCTGCTGGCCTTAGGGGCGGCTGTGTGGCTAAGCTGGCGGTTCTGGCAGGAGCGCCAGTACCGGCGGCGGCCCTACGTGGCGCCGGCCTTCCTCGACTGGGAGCACCAAGCCCCCAATGCCGACGCAGTACCGCTGCACCGCGTGGCCGTACTCGGCGACCCTGGCGCCGTAGCCACCGATGGCACCGATGCCATCCTGAATCTGCTGGAGCGCTGGGAACAGGAAACCGGCCCGGCTGGCACCATCATCATCCTGGGTGATAATATCTATCCGACTGGCCTACCCGCAGTAGAACACCCGGGCCGCGCGGCCGCCGAGGCGCGTTTTAAAACCCTGTTGGCCGCTCTGGCACAGTTTAAGGGCCAGGTAGTGCTGCTCAGCGGCAACCACGACTGGAACAAGGGCCGCCCCGATGGCTGGGAATATCTAAAGCGGCAGGAAGCCTTCGTGCACGAGCAGTTGCCCACGGCGCACTACCTCCCCGAAGGTGGCCTACCAGGGCCTGTAAGCCTGCAGCTGGCGGAAGGCGTGCTGCTCATCGTGCTCAATACCCAGTGGTGGGTGCAGACTGGCCCCCGGCCCGCTGCCGATGCCAAAGAGCCGTTTCGGCAGTTGCAACAGCTGCTGGAGGAAAACCAGCATCAGCGCGTGCTGGTGGCCGGGCATCATCCGCTGTATTCTAATGCTCTGCACGGGGGAAAATTCACGGCCAAGCAGCACGTATTTCCCCTCACTACGGTCAACAAACGGGCCTATGTGCCGCTGCCCCTCATTGGGTCCCTGTTGCCACTATACCGCAAAGTGGTGGGTGCTGCCGAAGACATGGCTCACCCCCGCTACCGTAAAATGCGCCGGCGCCTGCTGCGGGTACTCCAGCAGTTTCCCGGCGTGATATACGCCGCCGGCCACGACCATAACCTGCAGTACTTCCAGAAAAACGGAGGCCATTATCTGGTCAGTGGCGCAGGCAGCAAAACGGCCTTTGTACAAAAAGGCGGCTCCGCCACTTTCGTGCACGAGAACAAAGGCTTCTTCAGCCTGGATTTTTATCCCAACGGCGAAACCTGGCTCCGCACTCTGGAGCCTGCCCCCACAAGTGGCCTAGCCGATGCCTCAGAAGTATTCCGCTTGCGGCTGCAGCCTACCCATGCGGCTGCCCCGGCTGTGGTCCCGCTGGTGGTAGCCGGACGCCGGGTGGCCTAG
- a CDS encoding M48 family metallopeptidase produces MRGSLRYIIALLLGGITLISYYCKRSVNDVTGETQHIDMTADQEIALGLQAAPEMAQQYGGLHPDKQASAAVERIGQQIVRSTKAGQTAYKFQFHLLADENTINAFALPGGQVFITAGLLKNLKTEGQVAGVLAHEIGHVVARHSAEQIAKSNLTQGLTGAAAIGLYDPDRPGTAASAAAAAMVGKLLTLRYGREDELEADKLAVDFTPSAGYDPRAMIQVMQVLEQANQGGGPPEFLSTHPNPGNRIEELQRDIQTDFPQGLPANLKP; encoded by the coding sequence ATGAGAGGAAGCCTTCGTTACATAATTGCCCTGCTTCTGGGGGGCATCACCCTCATATCCTACTACTGCAAACGCTCCGTGAACGATGTGACCGGCGAAACGCAGCATATTGATATGACGGCCGACCAGGAAATTGCCCTAGGCCTGCAAGCGGCGCCCGAAATGGCCCAACAGTACGGTGGCCTACACCCCGATAAACAAGCCTCCGCGGCCGTGGAAAGAATCGGGCAGCAGATTGTACGCAGCACCAAAGCAGGCCAGACGGCCTACAAGTTTCAGTTTCATCTGCTGGCCGATGAAAACACCATCAATGCCTTTGCGCTACCCGGCGGGCAGGTGTTCATCACGGCCGGACTGCTGAAAAACCTGAAAACGGAAGGGCAGGTAGCCGGCGTTTTGGCCCACGAAATCGGGCACGTGGTTGCGCGGCACTCGGCTGAGCAAATTGCTAAATCCAACCTGACGCAGGGCCTTACCGGCGCCGCTGCCATCGGCCTCTACGACCCAGACCGGCCAGGAACGGCGGCCAGCGCTGCTGCCGCCGCCATGGTTGGGAAGCTGTTGACGCTGCGCTATGGCCGCGAAGATGAGCTAGAAGCCGATAAGTTGGCCGTTGATTTCACCCCATCGGCCGGCTACGACCCCCGCGCCATGATTCAGGTGATGCAGGTGCTGGAACAAGCCAACCAGGGTGGTGGCCCACCCGAGTTTCTGAGCACTCACCCCAACCCCGGCAACCGTATCGAGGAGCTGCAGCGCGATATTCAGACCGATTTTCCGCAGGGACTGCCGGCTAACCTGAAGCCATAA
- a CDS encoding diacylglycerol/lipid kinase family protein, protein MAAHAQLERLLFVLNPISGDIDKAEFEGKITDYCLERGRKVEFYHTTGDDDLQHLQHHLREVAYDAVFAAGGDGTVSLVAEALTNGTVPLGIVPLGSGNGLSKDLGIPQDIDQALRLTWEHRTLVMDTVRVGGKFSAHLADLGFNALVVEQFDKGDVRGPGAYVRIATQEYLSFEPETYHIQTDVEVWEGPAFMLTVANANTFGSNVVINPESPLDDGQFEICLIDPFPNAAAPGILYNLYTSGFDASDYTRRLCCRRATISVPGKTEVLVQIDGEPCNLPTPIEVEINPKSLRVLVPLNTQGR, encoded by the coding sequence ATGGCTGCTCATGCCCAATTAGAACGTCTGCTTTTCGTGCTCAACCCCATCTCGGGCGATATTGACAAGGCGGAGTTTGAAGGCAAAATCACGGATTACTGCCTGGAACGGGGCCGCAAAGTAGAATTCTACCACACCACTGGCGACGATGACCTGCAGCATCTCCAGCACCATCTGCGGGAAGTGGCCTACGATGCCGTTTTCGCGGCTGGGGGAGATGGCACGGTGAGCTTGGTGGCCGAGGCCCTCACCAATGGAACCGTGCCGCTGGGTATTGTGCCGCTGGGCTCCGGCAATGGCTTATCCAAGGATCTGGGGATTCCGCAGGATATAGATCAGGCCCTGCGCCTCACCTGGGAGCACCGCACGCTGGTAATGGATACGGTGCGGGTAGGGGGCAAATTCTCGGCTCACCTAGCCGATCTGGGGTTTAATGCGCTGGTGGTAGAGCAGTTTGATAAAGGCGATGTGCGAGGGCCCGGCGCCTACGTGCGCATTGCCACACAGGAATATCTGAGCTTTGAGCCGGAAACCTACCATATTCAAACGGATGTGGAAGTGTGGGAGGGACCGGCCTTTATGCTGACCGTGGCCAACGCCAACACTTTCGGCAGCAACGTCGTCATTAATCCGGAAAGCCCCCTGGACGACGGCCAGTTTGAAATCTGCCTGATCGATCCTTTTCCCAATGCTGCTGCACCGGGTATTCTCTATAATCTCTACACCAGCGGGTTTGATGCTTCCGACTACACCCGCCGGCTCTGCTGCCGCCGGGCCACCATTTCGGTACCCGGCAAAACGGAGGTGCTGGTGCAGATTGACGGCGAGCCGTGCAACCTGCCCACTCCCATTGAGGTGGAAATCAACCCGAAAAGCCTACGGGTGCTGGTGCCCCTGAATACGCAGGGCCGCTAG